A portion of the Bacteroides faecium genome contains these proteins:
- a CDS encoding exo-beta-1,4-galactosidase has protein sequence MKRLLVSIAIVFAAILTAVGQNHSFSLSGKWNFQIDREDIGIREQWFKKSLDDSINLPGSMPEKLKGDEVTARTQWTGSLYDSSYYFNPYMEKYRIEGQVKLPFFLTPDKHYVGVAWYQKKVTIPSNWKGERISLFLERPHIETTVWVNQKELGMQNSLCVPHVYDLTSAVAPGKTCLITIRIDNRIKEINVGPDSHSITDQTQGNWNGIVGRIELQATPKVHFENIQVYPDLSNQKALIRMNVQSASSAKGEITLSAESFNTDIRHKVAPVQQSFSIRPGDNAVEMELPMGKDFLTWDEFSPALYKLTATLSNGKQTDTKQVQFGMRDFKIEGKWFYVNGRKTMLRGTVENCDFPLTGYAPMDVASWERVFRICRSYGLNHMRFHSFCPPEAAFIAADLVGFYLQPEGPSWPNHGPRLGNGQPIDKYLMDETIALTKEYGNYASYCMLACGNEPSGRWVAWVSKFVDYWKATDPRHVYTGASVGNSWQWQPHNEFHVKAGARGLSWAGARPESMSDYRARIDTVKQPYVSHETGQWCVFPNFNEIRKYTGVNKAKNFEIFRDILNDNHMGSQSYDFMMASGKLQALCYKHEIEKTLRTPDYAGFQLLALNDYSGQGTALVGVLDVFFEEKGYINAEQFRRFCSPTVPLARIPKFVYANNETFHADIEVSHFGAAPLQEAKTVYTIKDKFGKVYAHGSVGTHNIPIGNLCSLGSVDMDLAGITTPQKLNLEVRIEGSDAVNDWDFWVYPAQVELTQGDVYTTDTLDAKALSVLQEGGNVLITAAGKIQYGKEVKQYFTPVFWNTSWFKMRPPHTTGIFVNEYHPLFRQFPTEYHSNLQWWELLNKAQVMQFTDFPAEFQPTIQSIDTWFISRKIGMLFEAKVLNGKLLMTSMDITSQPEKRIVARQMHKAILDYMNSDAFRPSTVITPEQIQTLFTKVAGDVKSYTKDSPDELKPKIN, from the coding sequence ATGAAACGACTTTTAGTAAGTATTGCTATCGTATTTGCCGCTATACTGACCGCAGTGGGGCAAAATCACTCTTTCAGCTTATCCGGCAAGTGGAACTTCCAGATAGACCGGGAAGATATCGGCATCAGGGAACAATGGTTCAAAAAATCCCTCGACGATTCTATCAACCTGCCCGGCTCCATGCCCGAAAAGCTAAAGGGGGATGAAGTGACCGCCCGCACCCAATGGACGGGAAGCCTCTACGACAGTTCTTACTACTTCAACCCATATATGGAAAAATACAGGATAGAGGGACAAGTGAAACTCCCCTTTTTCCTGACTCCCGACAAACATTATGTAGGCGTAGCCTGGTATCAAAAGAAAGTTACAATCCCTTCCAACTGGAAAGGGGAAAGAATCTCCCTTTTCCTGGAACGTCCGCATATCGAAACCACCGTTTGGGTAAACCAAAAGGAACTCGGTATGCAGAACAGTCTTTGTGTTCCCCACGTCTATGACCTGACTTCTGCAGTCGCCCCCGGAAAGACGTGTCTGATTACTATCCGCATCGACAACCGCATCAAGGAAATCAACGTAGGCCCCGACTCCCACAGTATCACCGACCAGACGCAAGGCAACTGGAACGGTATCGTCGGACGAATCGAATTGCAGGCCACTCCGAAAGTACACTTTGAGAACATTCAAGTATATCCCGATTTGAGCAATCAGAAAGCACTGATACGTATGAATGTGCAGTCCGCCTCTTCCGCCAAAGGAGAAATCACGCTTTCCGCCGAGAGTTTCAACACGGACATCCGGCACAAAGTCGCTCCCGTACAGCAAAGTTTCAGTATCCGTCCGGGAGACAATGCGGTTGAAATGGAACTTCCGATGGGAAAGGATTTCCTGACATGGGATGAGTTCAGCCCTGCACTCTATAAACTGACAGCCACGTTGAGCAACGGCAAACAGACGGATACGAAGCAAGTACAGTTCGGTATGCGCGACTTCAAGATAGAAGGAAAATGGTTCTATGTGAACGGCAGAAAGACAATGCTTCGCGGCACGGTAGAAAACTGTGATTTCCCGTTGACAGGCTATGCGCCGATGGACGTAGCTTCCTGGGAACGGGTATTCCGCATTTGCCGCAGCTACGGGTTGAACCATATGCGTTTCCACTCTTTCTGTCCGCCGGAAGCAGCATTTATCGCTGCCGACCTCGTTGGCTTCTACCTGCAACCGGAAGGGCCGAGCTGGCCGAACCATGGACCGAGACTGGGTAACGGACAGCCGATTGACAAGTATCTGATGGATGAAACGATTGCTCTGACGAAAGAATATGGGAATTACGCTTCTTATTGTATGCTGGCTTGCGGCAATGAGCCTTCCGGTCGTTGGGTGGCATGGGTAAGCAAGTTTGTGGATTATTGGAAAGCGACCGACCCGCGCCATGTATATACGGGAGCTTCCGTAGGAAATAGCTGGCAGTGGCAGCCTCACAATGAGTTTCATGTGAAAGCCGGAGCACGCGGATTGAGTTGGGCAGGTGCCCGTCCAGAAAGCATGTCGGACTACCGTGCAAGGATAGATACAGTGAAACAGCCGTATGTTTCGCATGAGACAGGTCAATGGTGCGTATTCCCTAATTTCAATGAAATCCGTAAATACACCGGGGTCAACAAAGCGAAGAATTTTGAAATCTTCCGGGATATTCTGAATGATAACCATATGGGAAGTCAAAGTTACGACTTTATGATGGCTTCGGGTAAACTTCAGGCTCTCTGCTACAAGCATGAGATTGAAAAGACATTGCGTACCCCCGATTATGCCGGATTCCAGTTGTTGGCTCTCAATGATTATTCCGGTCAGGGAACTGCATTGGTCGGTGTGTTGGACGTATTCTTCGAAGAAAAAGGATATATCAATGCAGAACAGTTCAGACGTTTTTGCAGTCCGACTGTGCCATTGGCGCGTATCCCGAAATTTGTATATGCCAATAACGAAACATTCCATGCCGACATCGAAGTGTCTCATTTCGGGGCAGCTCCTTTGCAGGAAGCAAAAACGGTTTATACTATCAAGGATAAGTTCGGAAAAGTATATGCCCATGGAAGTGTAGGTACTCACAATATACCTATCGGTAATCTCTGTTCTTTGGGTAGTGTAGATATGGATTTAGCAGGAATCACTACTCCGCAGAAACTTAATCTGGAAGTACGTATCGAGGGCAGCGACGCTGTGAACGACTGGGATTTCTGGGTATATCCCGCGCAAGTGGAACTGACACAGGGTGATGTATATACCACGGATACACTGGACGCCAAGGCTTTATCGGTATTGCAGGAAGGCGGAAACGTTTTGATTACGGCAGCCGGAAAGATTCAATACGGCAAAGAAGTCAAACAATACTTTACTCCGGTATTCTGGAACACTTCCTGGTTCAAGATGCGCCCGCCGCACACGACGGGTATCTTCGTGAATGAATATCATCCGCTTTTCCGCCAATTCCCGACGGAATACCACAGCAACCTGCAATGGTGGGAGCTATTGAATAAAGCACAAGTGATGCAGTTCACCGACTTTCCGGCAGAGTTCCAGCCGACTATCCAAAGCATTGATACGTGGTTTATCAGTCGCAAAATAGGAATGTTGTTTGAAGCAAAGGTATTGAACGGAAAGTTGCTGATGACCAGTATGGATATTACTTCACAACCGGAGAAAAGAATCGTTGCCCGGCAGATGCACAAAGCAATCCTGGATTATATGAATTCGGATGCTTTCCGCCCGTCAACGGTAATAACGCCGGAGCAGATACAAACGCTGTTTACTAAAGTAGCGGGAGATGTGAAGTCTTACACCAAAGATTCTCCCGACGAACTGAAACCGAAGATTAACTAA
- a CDS encoding family 43 glycosylhydrolase produces MKKVFVWIALSLWSVMTIFAGEKAYLFSYFINGSKDGLHLAYSYDGLNWLPLNGGRSYLTPSVGKDKLMRDPSICQAPDGTFHMVWTSSWTDRIIGYASSRDLVHWSEQQAIPVMMHEPEAHNCWAPELFYDEPSQTYYIFWATTIPGRHKEVPTSESEKGLNHRIYYVTTKDFRTFSKTKMFFNPDFSVIDAAIVKDPKHEDLIMVVKNENSNPPEKNLRVTRTKKIAKGFPTKVSAPITGKYWAEGPAPLFVGDTLYVYFDKYRDHRYGAVRSLDYGGTWEDVSEQVSFPRGIRHGTAFAVDISVVEALKSNRNYNPLIPDNVADPSVAKFGDTYYLYGTTDLDYGLNRAGTPVVWKSKDFVNWSFEGSHISGFDWSKEYEYTNDKGEKKKGYFRYWAPGRVIEQDGKYYLYTTFVKPDEKMGTYVLVADRPDGPFRFANGKGLFAPGEGFLADSKGLLAPGEGGIDSPALIDDIDGEPFIDDDGTGYIYWRRRNAARLSADRLHLEGEPVSLKTPRQGYSEGPVLFKRKGIYYYIYTLSGHQNYANAYMMSRESPLTGFVKPEGNDIFLFSSPENQVWGPGHGNVFYDEGTDEYIFLYLEYGDGGTTRQVYANRMEFNDDGTIKTLIPDIRGVGYLATPQETRTNLALQAHFYASSEKAPRTSVVNIETQPNQPLPDKGSVKSYTRTHTYQAAYVADESNGTRWMAADTDSSPYITADLKEIRNISECQFYFTRPTEGHTWRLEKSMDGKHWQTCAEQGKVQVRSPHIANGIGKARYLRLHIRRGDAGLWEWKIYEK; encoded by the coding sequence ATGAAAAAAGTATTTGTCTGGATAGCTCTCAGCCTTTGGTCGGTAATGACAATCTTTGCCGGTGAGAAAGCCTATCTCTTTTCTTATTTTATCAATGGCAGTAAAGACGGACTGCATTTGGCATACAGTTACGATGGTCTGAACTGGCTGCCTCTGAATGGCGGACGCTCTTATCTGACACCCTCTGTCGGTAAAGATAAATTAATGCGTGACCCGAGCATCTGCCAGGCTCCGGACGGAACATTCCACATGGTATGGACTTCCAGTTGGACAGACCGGATTATCGGATATGCCTCTTCCCGCGACCTGGTTCATTGGAGTGAACAGCAAGCCATCCCTGTGATGATGCACGAGCCGGAAGCCCATAACTGTTGGGCGCCCGAACTGTTCTATGACGAGCCTTCGCAGACTTACTATATCTTTTGGGCTACCACCATCCCCGGTCGTCACAAGGAAGTGCCGACCAGCGAAAGTGAAAAGGGGCTGAATCATCGCATATATTACGTAACGACGAAAGACTTCCGCACTTTCTCAAAGACAAAGATGTTCTTCAACCCAGATTTCAGCGTAATTGACGCTGCCATTGTGAAAGACCCGAAGCATGAAGACTTGATAATGGTGGTGAAAAACGAAAATTCCAATCCGCCGGAAAAGAATCTGCGTGTCACACGCACGAAGAAGATAGCGAAAGGATTCCCTACCAAAGTATCTGCACCCATTACAGGAAAATACTGGGCGGAAGGCCCGGCTCCTCTTTTTGTAGGTGATACGCTCTATGTTTATTTCGATAAATACCGTGACCACCGTTATGGCGCTGTCCGTTCGTTGGATTACGGCGGAACGTGGGAAGATGTTTCCGAACAGGTTTCCTTTCCGCGGGGTATTCGCCACGGAACAGCTTTTGCTGTCGATATTTCCGTAGTGGAAGCGCTGAAATCCAACCGCAACTACAACCCTTTGATTCCCGATAATGTGGCAGACCCTTCCGTAGCCAAGTTCGGTGATACGTATTATCTGTATGGAACGACCGATTTGGATTACGGTCTGAACCGTGCCGGAACACCTGTCGTATGGAAATCAAAGGACTTTGTGAACTGGAGCTTTGAAGGCTCTCATATTAGCGGATTCGACTGGTCGAAGGAATATGAATATACGAATGATAAAGGCGAAAAGAAGAAAGGATATTTCCGTTACTGGGCTCCCGGACGGGTAATTGAACAGGACGGCAAATATTATCTGTACACTACCTTTGTGAAGCCGGACGAGAAAATGGGGACGTATGTGCTTGTGGCAGACCGCCCGGACGGCCCTTTCCGATTTGCCAACGGTAAGGGGCTTTTTGCTCCCGGAGAGGGCTTCTTGGCTGACAGTAAGGGACTCTTAGCTCCCGGAGAAGGCGGTATTGACAGCCCGGCTCTCATTGATGATATTGACGGAGAACCTTTTATTGACGATGACGGTACAGGATATATTTACTGGCGTCGCCGGAATGCGGCACGCCTTTCTGCGGACAGGCTTCATTTGGAAGGTGAACCGGTGTCACTGAAAACACCCCGTCAGGGATATTCCGAAGGCCCTGTTCTGTTCAAGCGCAAAGGTATCTATTACTATATTTATACGTTGAGCGGACATCAGAATTATGCAAATGCCTATATGATGAGCCGTGAATCCCCTCTTACCGGTTTCGTGAAGCCGGAAGGCAATGACATCTTTTTATTTTCCTCTCCCGAGAATCAGGTATGGGGGCCGGGACACGGTAATGTGTTCTATGATGAAGGAACGGATGAATATATCTTCCTCTATCTTGAATATGGGGATGGCGGAACTACCCGCCAAGTGTATGCCAACCGCATGGAGTTTAATGACGACGGAACGATTAAGACTTTAATCCCCGATATACGTGGTGTCGGCTATCTGGCAACTCCGCAAGAGACACGGACAAACCTCGCCTTGCAGGCTCATTTCTATGCTTCCAGCGAGAAAGCTCCCCGAACTTCCGTTGTTAATATCGAAACCCAGCCCAACCAACCTTTGCCGGATAAAGGCTCGGTGAAAAGCTATACACGTACACATACATATCAAGCAGCTTATGTAGCGGACGAATCAAATGGAACCCGCTGGATGGCTGCCGATACAGACAGCAGCCCCTATATCACGGCCGACTTGAAAGAAATCCGCAACATCAGCGAATGTCAGTTCTACTTTACCCGCCCCACCGAAGGACATACGTGGAGACTGGAGAAATCAATGGACGGAAAGCATTGGCAAACGTGCGCCGAACAAGGAAAAGTACAGGTACGCTCTCCTCATATTGCCAACGGTATCGGCAAAGCCCGTTATCTTCGCCTTCATATCCGCAGGGGAGATGCCGGATTATGGGAATGGAAAATCTATGAGAAATGA
- a CDS encoding beta-galactosidase has translation MKYMIKSKMLAAFCAACLLTLSATAQTSSWFNDKDLTLTGVYYYPEHWDESQWERDFKKMHELGFEFTHFAEFAWAQLEPEEGRYDFAWLDRAVALAAKYDLKVIMCTSTATPPVWMSRKYPEILLKNEDGTILDHGARQHASFASPLYRELSYKMIEKLAQHYGNDSRIIGWQLDNEPAVQFDYNPKAELAFRDFLRAKYHNNIRQLNDAWGTAFWSEAYSSFDEITLPKPAQMFMNHHQILDYRRFAATQTNNFLNEQCLLIKKYARNQWVTTNYIPNYDEGHIGGSPSLDFQSYTRYMVYGDNEGIGRRGYRVGNPLRIAWANDFFRPIQGTYGVMELQPGQVNWGGINPQPLPGAVRLWMWSVFAGGGDFICTYRYRQPLYGTEQYHYGIVGTDGVTVTPGGREYGTFIKEIRELRKHYSPRETKPAAYTTRRTAILFNHENSWSIERQKQNRTWDTFAHIEKYYRTLKSFGAPVDFISEAKNLSDYPVVIAPAYQLADKALVDKWITYVKNGGNLVLTCRTAQKDRYGRLPEAPFGSMITPLTGNEMNFYDLLLPEDPGTVVMNGKEYSWNTWGEILNPPADAQVWATYTNEFYEGSPVVTFRKLGKGTITYVGVDSHNGALEKDLLKKLYAQLDIPVMDLPYGVTLEYRNGFGIVLNYSDQPYTFDLPKGSKALIGIPEIPTAGVLVFSI, from the coding sequence ATGAAATATATGATAAAAAGTAAAATGCTGGCAGCTTTTTGTGCTGCCTGCCTGCTGACTCTTTCAGCCACAGCACAAACCTCTTCCTGGTTTAATGACAAGGACTTGACATTGACAGGCGTCTATTATTATCCCGAACACTGGGATGAAAGCCAATGGGAGCGTGACTTCAAGAAAATGCATGAACTGGGATTTGAGTTTACCCATTTTGCCGAGTTTGCCTGGGCGCAACTGGAACCCGAAGAGGGGCGTTACGACTTTGCCTGGCTTGACAGAGCCGTAGCTTTAGCTGCCAAATATGATTTGAAAGTAATCATGTGTACTTCTACCGCCACACCGCCCGTATGGATGAGCAGGAAATATCCCGAAATCCTACTGAAGAACGAAGACGGTACAATCCTCGACCACGGCGCCCGCCAGCACGCATCATTTGCTTCCCCCCTGTATCGGGAACTATCTTATAAAATGATAGAGAAACTGGCGCAGCATTATGGTAATGACTCCCGTATTATCGGCTGGCAACTCGATAACGAGCCTGCCGTACAATTCGACTATAACCCGAAAGCGGAACTTGCCTTCCGTGATTTCCTTCGTGCCAAATACCATAATAACATCCGGCAATTGAACGATGCATGGGGAACCGCTTTTTGGAGCGAAGCTTATTCGTCTTTTGACGAAATAACCCTTCCCAAACCTGCCCAAATGTTTATGAATCATCATCAAATCCTGGACTACCGCCGTTTTGCGGCAACGCAAACCAATAATTTCCTGAACGAACAATGCCTATTAATCAAGAAATACGCCAGAAACCAATGGGTTACTACCAACTATATACCGAACTATGACGAAGGACATATCGGGGGTAGCCCTTCCCTTGACTTTCAGAGTTACACCCGCTATATGGTATATGGAGATAATGAAGGTATCGGTCGTCGTGGCTATCGTGTCGGCAATCCGTTGCGTATCGCATGGGCAAATGATTTCTTCCGTCCTATACAGGGAACCTACGGCGTAATGGAACTTCAGCCGGGACAGGTAAACTGGGGCGGCATCAATCCCCAACCGCTTCCGGGAGCAGTCCGCCTGTGGATGTGGAGTGTCTTTGCCGGTGGTGGGGATTTTATCTGCACCTACCGCTATCGTCAGCCTCTCTACGGCACAGAGCAATATCATTATGGAATAGTAGGCACGGACGGAGTGACCGTAACTCCCGGCGGAAGAGAATATGGAACCTTTATAAAAGAGATTCGCGAACTCCGCAAGCACTATTCTCCCCGCGAAACGAAACCTGCCGCATACACCACACGTCGTACGGCTATTCTTTTCAATCATGAAAACTCCTGGAGCATCGAACGCCAGAAACAGAACCGCACATGGGATACTTTTGCACACATCGAAAAATATTATCGTACTTTAAAATCCTTCGGAGCACCTGTTGATTTTATCTCAGAAGCCAAGAATCTCTCAGATTACCCGGTCGTTATCGCCCCGGCCTATCAATTAGCTGATAAAGCATTGGTAGACAAATGGATTACATACGTGAAGAATGGCGGAAATCTCGTCCTTACCTGTCGTACTGCACAGAAAGACCGTTATGGTCGTCTGCCGGAAGCCCCTTTCGGCTCTATGATTACCCCGCTGACCGGAAACGAAATGAATTTCTACGACTTGCTTCTTCCCGAAGACCCCGGCACTGTTGTCATGAACGGAAAGGAATATTCTTGGAACACTTGGGGAGAAATTCTGAATCCCCCAGCCGATGCACAAGTATGGGCGACATATACCAATGAATTTTACGAAGGAAGCCCCGTAGTGACTTTCCGTAAATTGGGAAAAGGAACGATTACTTATGTCGGAGTCGACAGCCATAACGGTGCACTGGAAAAAGACCTGTTGAAGAAATTATATGCACAACTCGATATTCCGGTAATGGATTTGCCTTATGGCGTAACCCTTGAATACCGCAATGGCTTTGGAATTGTTCTGAACTATTCAGACCAGCCTTATACTTTCGACTTGCCGAAAGGTAGTAAAGCATTGATAGGAATCCCGGAAATTCCCACGGCTGGCGTATTGGTCTTTTCAATATGA
- a CDS encoding RagB/SusD family nutrient uptake outer membrane protein: protein MKINKLLFAAILTSVIGGSFTSCSESFLDEELKTQYSTDRFKTQEGLDELVTGAYQKLKFKFNYIWGIQCYNMGVDEFTDANNVIPAWNHYSQDLNSSENAANQPIWDNYYGLVEPANILIQNLPQYYNTSSPTYNTRLGEAHFLRAYAYFELVKQFGGVPLKLEPSTSAETYFTRNSEEEIYTQVISDFGEAYRLLPERGESVGRINKYAAAHFLAKAHLFRASELYSGWNGNYISSDLDAVIQYGSEVVDAHPLCNDYVELWDYQQPNGANEKVSEVILAAQFSNDESTWGRYGNQMHLYYPSVYQGNDIGGCKRDISGGREFSYVSATEYTMQVFDRVNDSRFWKSFITCYGANETKSAPEWTEEDMPYAPAGVNKGDKRFKGGELGMKYIVNNPGDNRYEEYPNAPAYTALKDGKMCNTYTYVRYFKGQSHSWNLSEKTGNYYNIIPHKRSVALSKFRDGYRVSIASQFGTRDAIIARSADDVLMVAEAYIRKGEASYDKAIEWINKLRDRAGYADKEDRSKNVDGGQAYKNNPYCSGKGGGHSDEGAIYWNKNTYYESNNMEGAETTASTKSAMKLNSVADVYNSAVDTSIYNELGCTSNAEKMMCFLLNERTRELCGELQRWEDLARTKTLDTRWHKFNDGATRGIGEFNPSKHYYRPIPQAFLDGITNASGSALTNDEKKAMQNPGY from the coding sequence ATGAAAATAAATAAATTATTATTCGCAGCTATACTAACCAGTGTTATAGGCGGTTCGTTCACTTCGTGCAGCGAATCATTCCTTGACGAAGAGCTAAAGACCCAATATAGTACCGACCGTTTCAAGACACAGGAAGGTCTTGATGAATTAGTAACCGGAGCTTATCAAAAATTGAAATTCAAATTCAATTATATCTGGGGAATCCAATGTTATAACATGGGAGTGGACGAATTTACCGACGCCAACAATGTGATACCGGCATGGAATCATTACAGCCAGGACTTGAATTCTTCAGAAAATGCCGCTAACCAACCGATATGGGATAACTATTACGGATTGGTTGAACCGGCCAATATACTTATCCAGAACTTGCCGCAGTATTACAATACAAGTTCGCCTACTTACAACACCCGTCTGGGAGAAGCCCACTTCCTGAGAGCTTATGCCTATTTCGAACTGGTGAAGCAATTCGGTGGCGTACCCTTGAAACTGGAACCTTCTACAAGTGCGGAAACTTACTTCACACGCAACTCGGAAGAGGAAATATACACTCAGGTAATATCCGACTTCGGAGAAGCATACAGACTGCTGCCGGAACGAGGAGAATCTGTCGGACGTATCAACAAATATGCAGCCGCACATTTCTTGGCAAAAGCACATCTGTTCCGTGCTTCCGAATTGTATAGCGGTTGGAACGGGAATTATATATCTTCCGATTTGGACGCAGTAATCCAGTATGGTTCAGAAGTGGTAGACGCACATCCACTGTGCAACGACTATGTGGAATTATGGGATTACCAGCAGCCAAACGGTGCAAACGAAAAAGTCAGTGAAGTAATCCTGGCTGCCCAATTCTCCAATGACGAATCGACATGGGGACGTTATGGAAACCAAATGCATCTTTATTATCCATCTGTATATCAAGGCAATGATATAGGTGGTTGTAAGCGTGACATTTCCGGTGGACGTGAGTTCTCGTATGTCAGCGCAACAGAATATACCATGCAGGTGTTTGACCGTGTCAACGACTCCCGTTTCTGGAAATCATTCATCACTTGCTATGGAGCCAACGAAACAAAAAGTGCCCCGGAATGGACAGAAGAAGATATGCCTTATGCTCCGGCAGGTGTCAACAAGGGTGACAAGCGTTTCAAAGGCGGTGAACTGGGCATGAAATACATCGTAAACAATCCGGGTGACAACCGATATGAAGAATACCCTAACGCTCCGGCATATACAGCATTGAAAGACGGAAAGATGTGTAACACATATACTTATGTACGTTATTTTAAAGGACAATCCCATAGCTGGAACCTAAGTGAAAAGACCGGCAACTATTACAATATTATCCCGCACAAACGTTCGGTCGCTTTGTCTAAATTCCGTGACGGTTACCGCGTTTCTATCGCTTCACAATTTGGTACTCGTGACGCTATCATTGCCCGTTCGGCTGATGATGTGTTAATGGTTGCCGAGGCTTATATCCGCAAAGGTGAAGCTAGTTATGACAAAGCTATCGAGTGGATTAATAAGTTGCGCGACCGTGCCGGCTATGCTGACAAGGAAGACCGCAGCAAGAATGTAGACGGTGGACAAGCCTATAAGAACAATCCTTACTGTTCAGGAAAAGGTGGCGGTCACTCTGACGAAGGCGCTATTTATTGGAACAAAAACACATACTATGAATCCAATAATATGGAAGGTGCAGAGACTACGGCTTCAACCAAATCAGCGATGAAACTGAATAGCGTGGCAGACGTTTATAATTCAGCCGTTGATACTTCTATTTATAATGAATTAGGTTGTACGTCCAATGCCGAAAAGATGATGTGTTTCTTATTAAACGAACGTACCCGCGAACTTTGCGGTGAATTGCAACGTTGGGAAGATTTAGCCCGTACCAAAACATTGGATACTCGCTGGCATAAATTCAACGACGGTGCTACCCGGGGTATTGGCGAATTCAATCCAAGCAAACATTATTACCGCCCAATCCCACAGGCATTCTTAGACGGTATTACAAATGCAAGCGGCTCTGCCTTGACTAACGATGAAAAGAAAGCGATGCAGAATCCCGGATATTAA